The genomic interval ACCATACTCTCCTCACTTAAATCCAATTGAACAAATATGGAGACAAATAAAAAGAAAAATAAAACATTATTATCTTGAATCAAAAGAATTTCTGCGAGATTTAACAATAGAAACGTATAATGAATCGATTTCTGAAACAAAAGTTCATGACAAATGGCTCGAAACATTTATACCAAAAATTTGGTAATTAACTATAATGTGAAAAATCTAATCGATTTAATATGATCATGTTACATCTTCTTTGAGAAAGAATATAATCCATATAATCTTTCTAAGTCATTTTTCTTTCCCTAATGAATCTATTGGCTTCGGCAATATATTTTTTTGACACAAAACAATCAAATACTTTAAAAAGTTCCATGATGAATCTATAAAAAGTACATCACCTCACCTCAAATTAACTTAAAAACCTTAATCATAATATTAATATTTGTAGCTAATAAACTATGATTGATTATTAAAATTAACTATAAGTTAATTAAAACTATTTAATAAAGTATCAGAATAAGTAAATGTGGAATCAATTAAAATTAAGAACAAAAAAAGAAGAAAAAACATTAAGTTTCTAGAAATGGACAAACCCTAAAAAACTTATATATACTAATATCTCTAATGTATAACTAGTGTGGAGCGAAAATTTATTGATATTTCACTTTATACTAATTAATATATTGTAGGTGAAACTTATGGTAAGTGTAGAAGAATTTGCAATCTCAACAGCAAATGATATTCCAGGTTTTAGAATAGTCGAAACAAAAGGCTTTATTTATGGTTTAACTGTCAGAAGTAGAGGTGCTGGTGGACAAATTGGTGCAGGTATTAAATCTATTTTTGGTGGAGAAATCAAACAATATGTAGATATGATGGAAGAATCCAGAGACGAAGCTTTACAAAGAGCAATCCAACACGCTAAAGATTTAGGAGCTAATGGAATAATTGCAATTAGATTTGACTCAAATGAGATTTCCGATATAATGCAAGAAATTTTAGTATATGGAACTGCAGTAATAGTTGAAAAAGAATAAGGATAATATGTTTTTTGGGGATTTGGAATATAAAGATAAAAAAATACCACAAACCATACTGGGCTATGGGCCATTTATGGCTGAACTTTATTATGGACATAGATCAAGACTTTATTTAGATGACTTATATAATAATCCTCAAAATGCTTGTGATGTTATTGTCGAAGCATATAATCAAGGTGTAAGGGCAATTAATCTAGTTAATAATCCGAATCTACTTAAAGCTTATGATTTGGCAGTTGATGCAGGTTGTGAGATGAAAGTTATTGCAACAATTGGTAAAAGTGATGTCGATTACCTAAATCCAAATTATGATGTTGCAAAAGAAGTGGATTGGGAGGGGGATATTGAATTATTTAGCCAATATGATTGTCCATTAATGCTTGTTGATGAATTCATCGTTGATGGATATGATTGGAGGCTAAATTCAAAAATTTTAAATAGGATTAATGATACTGGTGCGCTTTCAGGTCTTGTTACTGCATTTCCATCAAAAACATCAGACCTGCTTTTAAGCAGTATTGATATGGATTTATTCGATTTTTATATGATTCCATATAACAGTCTGTCTTATATGATGGACATTAGTGCATTTAATGCTTCTAAAAGAAAAGAGTTTGTAGATAAGGTAAAAAAATTAGATAAAAAAATAATAGCTACCAGAATCCTAGCGGCAGGGGTTTTAAAACCAAAAGAAGCATTTGCCTTTTATAAAAATGTTGATTTTGTAGATGCAATATGTATGGGTGTTGCCAAAGTTAGTGAAGCCCAAGAGGATTTTGAATTATTAAAAAAATATTAAAGATTAACAACCTCATATTCTTCAAAAGGAACATGACCATCGGATTTAAGAGATTGGTTTAGGTCAATTAATCCATTAATTAACTCTTTTATATTTTTATTCGATGGCTTTTTTCCTGTAATTTGCAAGTATTGTCTAGGTGAAATTTCACAATATTCACATTCAAAATTGCAGCATCTTGTTTTTTCTTCACAACCATATCCTTCTTGTGTTTCATCAGTTCCAATTACAATATCCTCGAGTATTCTTGAAACACGTTCATCTGATGCAAACATTGCTATTTTTTGGGTTTTTCCACAAAGTCCGATAGCTCTTTGACCTTTAAAATTACAAACCCATTTAATTGGATAATTTTCCATTTTAGTTATTTGTAAGTCTTCCATATTACCACTCTAATTTTCTTTTCTCTCTTTAATCATCTTTAATAATTCTTTTGGATTTTCAAATTCTTTTAACTCCCAGGATTTAATAACGGGAACAGTGCTAATTGATTCTTTTATTTTAGCATTGTTAATTATGAAAACCGGTTCTGAAGTTGTTACAATGGATAAATCTTTAAGATGTATGGCCATTCTTTTTAAAGTTTTTTCATTTCTATTTTTCTCAATATTTGCCATTAACGGGGAATGTTTGTTGGAACTTTTCATTTTTGCCACTGCATCGAATGGACTTTTATTTGTGGATATCACTCCGTATCCAAGTTTTGATAAATCATTAACATCATCTGAATATTCAATATCTTCTTTTTGGGGCTGTTTTAATAAGTCAATATCTAATGTCACTTTGGTATTTAATATTTCTTCAAGTATCATTGCAGTTTCTGTATTTGCACGAACAATTCCATTTTCATATTTGTACATTGTAGCACGAGATACATGTGCAAGAGTTGCTAAATCCTTCAGGGACATTGAATACTCTTCACGATATTGCTTAATGACATTTCCATCAATTTTAACAAAGTATCCTCCACGGTCTGCTAAGATTTCAGGGTATTCTCCATATAATATCATGTTTTTGAGAGTTTCAAAGCCAATTGTAGGAATATCATATCTTTCATAGATTACTCCATCTTCTAGAATGCCATTTCTTGATTTTTCACCAATTATGATGGGGGAAGCGAGGAATATGTTAGCTAATTGCTTCATTTCATGAGCGTTATGTTCATTAATACTATCAATGTTTTGAAATGTTTTTAGAAGGAGTATTAGTAGATTTTTCCTTGCTACAATATCAAAAGAACCTTGATCATAAATGTCTGAGGTTTTAAAACCCTGTGAAGTTAATAAATTTTCAATATTGTGCAATAGTTGACTTCGAGTTAACATTTTCAGCACCTCTGTTAAACTATTTATTAGTTTAACTTTAAATATATTTTAGTAGGTGATTTTGATTAAATATTTATATATTGGTGTAGATGATACCGACTCTCCTGATGGTATGTGTACAACTTATCTTGCAAGTCAGATTATTAATAAATTCAAAGATAATGGTATTGATTTAGTCGATTATCCTAGATTAATACGCTTAAATCCTTTTGCTCGTTTTAAAACACGTGGTAATGGAGGGGTGGCTTTGAAAATATTAAATGATTCAAAAGCCAGTTTAGCAAAAGAGATTGTTCTTGGTGAAGTTGAAAATCTATCCATGTTTGACTGTGACAATACAAATCCGGGCGTAATCTTTTATGATGGTGAAATTACAAAAGAAATGGAAGACTATGCATTTAAAGCAATTTATGAGTTTATAACAATCGAGGAAGCTGAAAAATTTGGCAGGTCTATTGGCTGTGAAATTCATAAATTTAAAAAAGGCAGAGGCATAATAGGTTCCATTGCTTCTATCAGCCTGCCTTTAAGTGATTATACTTATGAACTGTTGACTTACAGAGTGCCTGAAAATTTCGCCACTAAACGGCAGATTGATTATGATTCAGTTTATGAAATGGATAGAAATACTTTTCCAGACACTTTTGAAAATATTGATTATTCAGAAGACTACATTGCTATTGAGCCAAAAACACCATGTCCAGTTTTATATGGAATCAGATCAAACAGAGTTGATGCTTTAAAAATAGCTAAAGACCTTGTTAGAGTTTCAGAGCCAATTGGTGATTGGTGCATTTTTAAAACAAATCAACATACTGACATGCATATTCAACATGCTTCTAGAATTTCAGACATGAAGCAATTTGGATGTTATAAACTCACGGCAACTGTTAAAAACAAACCTACAATCATCAGTGGAGGGCACATGTTCTTTTACCTTGCTGATGAGTCTGGTAAGATTGAATGTGGAGCATATGAGCCAACTAAGAATTTCAGAAAAACAATCTCTTATTTAAGGCCAGGTGATGTCATTAAAGTTTATGGGGGGATTGGGAAGCATAATACTTTTAATATTGAGAAGTTTCAAGTAGTTAAATTAAATGATGTTGAGTATAAAAATCCGGTCTGCAAATGTGGTAAAAGAATGACCTCTGCAGGTAAAAATAAAGGTTTTAAATGTAAGAGATGTGGGAATAAAATCGAATCAAATAAAAAAGTTCCTACTATAATTTCACGTAATTTAAAAAATGCTCAATTTTATGAAACACCAGTTTCTGCAAGGCGGCATCTGTCA from Methanobrevibacter sp. V74 carries:
- a CDS encoding transposase; amino-acid sequence: MELIYLPPYSPHLNPIEQIWRQIKRKIKHYYLESKEFLRDLTIETYNESISETKVHDKWLETFIPKIW
- a CDS encoding heavy metal-binding domain-containing protein encodes the protein MVSVEEFAISTANDIPGFRIVETKGFIYGLTVRSRGAGGQIGAGIKSIFGGEIKQYVDMMEESRDEALQRAIQHAKDLGANGIIAIRFDSNEISDIMQEILVYGTAVIVEKE
- a CDS encoding transcriptional regulator; the encoded protein is MLTRSQLLHNIENLLTSQGFKTSDIYDQGSFDIVARKNLLILLLKTFQNIDSINEHNAHEMKQLANIFLASPIIIGEKSRNGILEDGVIYERYDIPTIGFETLKNMILYGEYPEILADRGGYFVKIDGNVIKQYREEYSMSLKDLATLAHVSRATMYKYENGIVRANTETAMILEEILNTKVTLDIDLLKQPQKEDIEYSDDVNDLSKLGYGVISTNKSPFDAVAKMKSSNKHSPLMANIEKNRNEKTLKRMAIHLKDLSIVTTSEPVFIINNAKIKESISTVPVIKSWELKEFENPKELLKMIKERKEN
- a CDS encoding tRNA(Ile)(2)-agmatinylcytidine synthase — encoded protein: MILIKYLYIGVDDTDSPDGMCTTYLASQIINKFKDNGIDLVDYPRLIRLNPFARFKTRGNGGVALKILNDSKASLAKEIVLGEVENLSMFDCDNTNPGVIFYDGEITKEMEDYAFKAIYEFITIEEAEKFGRSIGCEIHKFKKGRGIIGSIASISLPLSDYTYELLTYRVPENFATKRQIDYDSVYEMDRNTFPDTFENIDYSEDYIAIEPKTPCPVLYGIRSNRVDALKIAKDLVRVSEPIGDWCIFKTNQHTDMHIQHASRISDMKQFGCYKLTATVKNKPTIISGGHMFFYLADESGKIECGAYEPTKNFRKTISYLRPGDVIKVYGGIGKHNTFNIEKFQVVKLNDVEYKNPVCKCGKRMTSAGKNKGFKCKRCGNKIESNKKVPTIISRNLKNAQFYETPVSARRHLSKPLCRMNLD